A single Anopheles funestus chromosome 2RL, idAnoFuneDA-416_04, whole genome shotgun sequence DNA region contains:
- the LOC125764301 gene encoding D(2) dopamine receptor, whose protein sequence is MDDGDIFGWWCDNWKAWRYMVSCASYSNSSSSLLWGPDVLCRFDDASVRSSTITTGDGAVELRTGNGTVPAGLYQAATQCYQSFKCALHSLLSGSDRHAEEVRWNDALYECAPEPVPPDSWQPADTSCQGAASHNITLIVRQVFQPVSELILKLPKLLLHLTDISYGSLEPIDTDRMLAGGCWNTSQALFYGDSSRLLQQPEPVPQSSQSPRTATTVQSHRLVCGNATGAQSSFFESDAFELVSVSLLEPIQCWMNIELQNALVSHSWLNGVEHSVAALASWNQTQFIDEMPAGGDTSQGRYEWSFLFVILFIFAGGLGNILVCLAVALDRKLQNVTNYFLLSLAIADLLVSLFVMPLGAIPGFLGYWPFGVTWCNIYVTCDVLACSASILHMCFISLGRYLGIRNPLGSRHHSTKRLTGIKIALVWLLAMLVSSSITVLGMINQNNIMPGPNECVINNRAFFVFGSLVAFYIPMVMMVVTYALTVQLLRKKARFLEQHPEGELFRRLGGRLASSKHSNNSQSDGSSTSNKAVEMKKFTVNNNKQPAFSQHDSSPPSSLPSVAAAHSALPWRWHGTTTGTSKMDRMSSIKGSMSHPHLGYSNGGNRTITSGGKRSRTVCDQGTQTPDSIERETRRQKFCSFRIHLNSVPTPAINFNLKFLGSKKRTNLSANAVATEQKATKVLGLVFFTFVFCWAPFFILNIIFAACPEAKVPERIVSICLWLGYVSSTINPIIYTIFNKTFRAAFIRLLRCRCERSGRPPRYRSVTDSRGAISLCTPSALPLAISLQGSSLLTPSTTQATPLSDFRGSYEITDDDC, encoded by the exons ATGGACGATGGAGACATATTTGGTTGGTGGTGTGACAATTGGAAAGCGTGGCGTTACATGGTGTCCTGTGCCAGCTACAGTAACAGTTCCTCTTCGCTCCTTTGGGGCCCCGATGTGCTGTGCCGGTTCGACGATGCAAGTGTACGATCGAGCACAATTACCACCGGTGATGGTGCGGTGGAGCTACGGACAGGAAATGGTACAGTGCCGGCCGGCCTTTATCAGGCAGCTACCCAGTGCTATCAGTCGTTTAAGTGTGCCCTACATTCCTTACTTAGCGGTAGTGATCGACACGCGGAAGAAGTGCGATGGAACGATGCGTTGTACGAATGTGCCCCGGAACCGGTTCCTCCCGACAGTTGGCAGCCAGCGGATACAAGCTGCCAGGGAGCCGCCTCACACAACATAACGCTGATCGTACGTCAAGTATTCCAGCCAGTGTCGGAACTGATCCTGAAGCTACCGAAGCTATTACTCCATCTGACCGACATCAGCTACGGTAGCTTGGAACCGATCGACACCGATCGTATGCTGGCCGGTGGATGCTGGAACACTTCTCAGGCTCTCTTTTACGGTGACTCTAGTCGGCTGTTGCAGCAACCGGAACCAGTTCCACAATCATCCCAATCGCCGCGTACTGCAACAACTGTACAATCGCACCGGCTCGTCTGTGGCAATGCAACCGGTGCACAAAGTTCATTCTTCGAAAGTGATGCGTTCGAGCTCGTGAGTGTGTCACTGCTCGAACCGATCCAATGCTGGATGAACATTGAGCTGCAGAATGCACTGGTAAGCCACTCGTGGCTGAACGGTGTAGAACATTCGGTTGCTGCTCTAGCCAGCTGGAACCAAACACAGTTCATCGATGAGATGCCAGCCGGTGGTGATACGTCCCAGGGCCGTTACGAGTGGAGTTTCCTGTTTGTCATTCTGTTCATATTTGCTGGTGGACTCGGAAACATACTCGTCTGCTTGGCGGTGGCACTCGATCGTAAATTGCAGAATGTTACCAACTACTTTCTGCTCTCCCTTGCCATTGCTGATCTGCTCGTCAGCCTGTTTGTGATGCCACTAGGTGCAATTCCTGGATTTTTAG GTTATTGGCCTTTTGGAGTCACGTGGTGCAACATCTACGTTACATGTGATGTGTTGGCCTGTTCGGCTAGCATCCTGCACATGTGCTTCATTAGTCTCGGCCGTTACCTAGGAATCCGGAATCCGCTCGGCAGTCGGCATCATTCAACGAAGCGGTTGACGGGCATAAAGATCGCACTAGTGTGGCTGCTGGCAATGCTCGTTTCTAGCTCCATAACCGTTCTAG GCATgatcaaccaaaacaacatcatGCCCGGCCCCAACGAATGTGTCATCAATAATCGAGCCTTTTTCGTGTTTGGCTCACTGGTAGCATTTTACATCcccatggtgatgatggtcgtAACGTACGCACTGACCGTGCAACTCCTACGCAAGAAGGCACGTTTTCTCGAACAGCATCCGGAGGGTGAACTATTCCGAAG ACTGGGAGGACGGCTGGCATCCTCCAAACACTCCAATAACTCTCAAAGTGATGGCTCCTCCACTTCTAATAAAGCGGTCGAGATGAAGAAATTCACCGTCAATAACAATAAGCAGCCGGCATTTTCGCAGCACGACTCATCGCCACCATCGTCGTTGCCGTCGGTGGCCGCTGCCCATAGTGCGCTTCCTTGGCGATGGCACGGTACCACTACCGGCACCAGCAAAATGGACAG AATGAGCTCAATCAAAGGCAGCATGTCGCATCCGCACCTTGGCTACAGTAACGGTGGTAACCGCACGATCACCAGCGGTGGCAAACGTTCCCGTACCGTCTGTGACCAGGGCACCCAAACGCCGGACAGCATCGAGCGTGAAACGAGGCGCCAAAAATTCTGCTCCTTCCGGATACACCTGAACAGCGTCCCGACGCCAgcgataaatttcaatttgaagTTTCTTGGCAGCAAAAAGCGCACCAACTTATCGGCGAACGCGGTCGCCACCGAGCAGAAGGCCACCAAG GTGTTGGGTCTAGTGTTTTTCACATTCGTATTTTGCTGGGCACCGTTCTTTATACTAAACATTATATTTGCCGCCTGTCCGGAGGCAAAGGTTCCGGAACGGATCGTTAGCATATGTCTCTGGCTAGGTTACGTTTCTTCCACGATAAATCCAATCATATACACGATCTTCAACAAAACGTTCCGGGCAGCGTTTATTCGTCTGCTGCGCTGTAGATGTGAACG CTCTGGACGGCCACCAAGATATCGTTCAGTAACGGATAGCCGCGGTGCGATCAGTCTCTGCACACCGTCAGCCTTACCGTTGGCCATATCACTGCAAGGATCATCATTACTTACCCCTTCCACTACACAGGCTACACCTTTAAGCGACTTTCGCGGAAGTTACGAAATTACGGACGACGATTGCTGA
- the LOC125764294 gene encoding histone acetyltransferase KAT6B-like, whose translation MPEKVNHISAEVWREWILEAISSILQQKQSATFTRICGAIQKRHMFHEDTIATELKRLIEIGAIRTLVRREKIGYRVVKRSGTQSQQMQSTGKLYPPSNILCIECLKTTQKGPNGHKPEPMSSCVRCGISLHDSCANRVSSYESSFSLSQLVSAGNRWFCEECKTCEGCNTMNESVGRVAQCVIECASCGCKFHLQCMNPPARIGERKLQERWSCVNCIQYKRFNNSPKQIEQCGETIAELKLNTDRNKQPIEKELIDGRVEAMRLKLGDRVTADDLDVFREVLRMRCNLEKDNLKRTPEAIRLGRHEIETWYSSPFPQEYAKLKVLYMCEFCLKYMKTNDELDRHQRKCMLRHPPGWEIYRDGDVSVFEVDGNDQKLYCQSLCLLAKLFLDHKTLYFDVEPFLFYILTVRDEVGHHMVGYFSKEKYNQLRYNVSCILTMPQYQRQGYGRFLIDFSYMLSRVERKPGTPERPLSDLGRVSYHQYWCSVLLAYFYIERNETLTLDKLSQDTGMIVSDIVTALRKLGFIRYRVEHAGCIRTNRPFICVDWRRVEQHHQRTVTSRRMIELREICLRWIPNMRLSIAMKQFMIDLCNKRKENSSPVSMQPESRKRKRSTQSHQSKQDEISVVQASERSTNVSTSTQLDIKTEQSCEEHDITVTSTGRTRFRSKKYRGTDFDLSLSITTGTPKAYRKSNPQPNTVPVVKTRNLLQNSCAVKVKLPFIVLVPLKIETNERSLLLPSRTPTFDVEDISLDSVEAFMGTPKSELQKSSPEKNFGPGFTPIAPFRRQDNDDSRTIDRPIATVDETRGLFCTPKTTRGRNAIGRRKRMISFESLSEETNPKRLRLNVTEESVRRSEVPELCLKEAVHDNMQIKLCEEKVKCLEMDRSTGRNRASVDGACVKPNKMLASLGRPLPRTI comes from the coding sequence ATGCCCGAAAAAGTGAACCACATTAGTGCGGAAGTATGGCGGGAATGGATTCTAGAGGCGATTTCTTCTATACTACAACAGAAGCAAAGTGCAACATTTACTCGTATATGTGGTGCGATACAAAAACGCCATATGTTTCACGAGGATACGATTGCCACGGAGTTGAAGAGATTAATAGAAATTGGAGCGATCAGGACACTTGTGCGGCGTGAAAAAATCGGCTATCGTGTGGTGAAACGATCCGGCACACAAAGTCAACAGATGCAGAGCACGGGAAAATTGTATCCACCATCGAACATACTTTGTATCGAGTGTTTAAAAACGACACAGAAAGGACCGAATGGACATAAGCCGGAACCGATGAGTTCGTGTGTACGATGCGGGATATCGCTGCATGATAGTTGTGCGAACAGGGTGAGCAGTTATGAATCTTCGTTTTCTCTATCCCAGCTAGTATCGGCTGGAAATCGGTGGTTTTGTGAAGAATGCAAAACTTGTGAAGGATGTAACACCATGAATGAGAGTGTCGGTCGTGTAGCGCAGTGCGTTATCGAATGTGCCAGTTGTGGTTGTAAGTTTCACTTACAATGCATGAACCCACCAGCTCGGATTGGGGAACGGAAGTTGCAGGAACGTTGGAGCTGTGTGAACTGTATACAGTACAAACGATTCAATAACTCACCTAAACAAATAGAACAGTGTGGTGAAACCATTGCCGAACTAAAACTAAACACCGATCGCAACAAGCAACCGATCGAAAAGGAGCTGATTGATGGACGTGTGGAGGCGATGCGACTAAAGTTGGGTGATCGAGTGACAGCAGACGATCTGGACGTGTTCCGTGAGGTGCTTCGCATGCGATGCAATCTGGAGAAGGACAATCTTAAACGCACACCGGAAGCCATACGGCTAGGACGGCACGAAATCGAAACGTGGTACTCGAGTCCATTTCCCCAAGAGTACGCTAAGCTGAAGGTGCTGTACATGTGTGAGTTTTGCTTAAAGTACATGAAGACAAACGACGAGCTCGATCGGCATCAGCGTAAATGCATGCTGCGACATCCCCCCGGCTGGGAGATCTATCGTGATGGTGATGTCTCGGTGTTTGAAGTCGATGGAAACGATCAAAAGCTGTACTGTCAAAGTTTATGCTTGTTGGCGAAATTGTTCCTCGATCACAAAACACTCTACTTTGATGTGGAACCATTCCTGTTCTACATCTTAACGGTACGGGACGAGGTCGGTCATCATATGGTGGGTTATTTCTCGAAGGAAAAGTATAATCAGCTGCGCTACAATGTATCGTGCATTCTTACGATGCCTCAGTATCAGCGGCAGGGTTATGGTcgatttttgattgatttcagCTACATGTTGAGTCGTGTGGAACGAAAGCCCGGAACGCCCGAACGTCCTCTGTCCGATTTGGGTCGCGTGTCGTACCATCAGTACTGGTGTTCGGTGTTACTTGCATACTTTTACATCGAACGCAACGAAACGTTGACGTTGGATAAACTATCCCAAGACACGGGTATGATCGTTAGCGATATTGTTACGGCACTGCGAAAGCTTGGTTTCATCAGGTACAGGGTTGAGCATGCGGGTTGTATACGTACGAATCGTCCGTTCATCTGTGTTGATTGGCGTCGAGTGGAGCAGCATCATCAACGGACAGTGACTTCGCGAAGAATGATTGAGTTGCGTGAAATTTGTCTACGCTGGATACCCAACATGAGGTTGAGTATTGCAATGAAACAGTTTATGATTGATTTGTGcaataaacgaaaagaaaacagctcTCCGGTTTCGATGCAACCGGAAAGCAGGAAGAGGAAGCGATCAACCCAATCACACCAGTCAAAGCAGGATGAAATAAGTGTTGTCCAAGCCAGTGAAAGAAGCACAAATGTGTCAACATCAACACAATTAGATATTAAAACAGAACAATCTTGTGAGGAACACGATATCACAGTAACAAGCACCGGCAGGACAAGATTTCGTTCGAAAAAGTACAGAGGTACAGACTTCGATTTATCATTATCGATTACTACTGGAACACCTAAAGCATACCGAAAATCCAACCCTCAACCAAACACGGTTCCAGTCGTTAAAACCCGAAACTTGTTGCAGAACTCATGTGCTGTCAAGGTTAAGTTACCGTTCATTGTTTTGGTACCTTTGAAGATTGAAACTAACGAGCGATCATTGTTGCTACCGAGCCGAACACCAACATTCGACGTTGAGGACATTTCCCTggacagtgtggaagcgtttATGGGCACACCGAAAAGTGAGCTTCAAAAATCGTCGCCGGAGAAAAACTTTGGACCGGGGTTTACACCGATCGCACCATTTCGACGACAGGATAACGATGATAGTCGAACGATAGATCGACCGATAGCAACGGTTGATGAAACTAGAGGTCTTTTCTGCACTCCGAAAACAACCCGCGGACGCAATGCAATCGGTCGTCGTAAGCGAATGATCAGCTTTGAGTCGCTGTCCGAGGAAACAAATCCCAAACGTTTGCGGTTGAACGTCACGGAAGAGTCTGTACGACGATCAGAAGTTCCCGAATTGTGCCTAAAGGAAGCTGTCCACGATAACATGCAGATCAAGCTGTGTGAAGAAAAGGTAAAATGCCTCGAGATGGATCGATCTACGGGTAGAAACAGAGCAAGTGTAGATGGGGCCTGTGTAAAGCCGAATAAAATGCTAGCTTCGTTGGGTAGACCACTACCCAGAACCATTTAG